In the genome of Taurinivorans muris, one region contains:
- the pbpC gene encoding penicillin-binding protein 1C, translating into MLERIGTRLKNKKSVVLLFLLVPFFLFTASVVFSAKPLLYEKAEFSWLIRDRQGKLLWLSLSEDQKYRCFVPLKQIPQAVLEATLLYEDRDFYEHSGVNFLSLGRAVYSMARGGRRIGASTITMQLVRLSEQTKTDTVFTKIQQIWRAFIYEFHYTKDEILEAYLNLAPYGSNVEGIGAASLVWFHKNIQELNLAEIIALVTVPQNPSARNPLKASNNQWNEARKRLFALWDSQKPNPYNSFFAELPLKVFAPKDLPFYFPHTVLEIYADRPRKKKRDFPEEQVIQTTLDLELQKELENVLTQYLADKKPYGMENGAMVLADWQTGEILSLVGSANFYNVRISGQIDGTNIPRSYGSTLKPFIYALALEQGLIHSKTILLDTERSFAGYEPENADGKFSGPLYADEALKKSRNIPAIRLAERLSSPDLYEFLQKAGIVFPRKKEHYGLALVLGGAEIRLRDLAGLYAMLANRGFYRKLTYYAKEKEKEFPLLSSEASYITLKMLETKSLFPFGSVLSSWKTGTSNGQRDALTAGVFGPYVLTVWIGNFDASANPNFIGSQAALPLFFQVAESLQRLKTGFDKAWYTKDNLNIKEIEVCASTGDTDLSLCGNKPKVQAYFIPAKSPIKETGVLRKILINTQTGLRECKEIEGVTKEEIYEFWSLELQRLFAKAGIHKEPVPPYSLQCLQEIPRYQGNAPQIISPVNGVLYQQDMKNSQTISLLADADADVDIVHWFVDDAYLGHTKKNSSLSYVPQAGVHTVYAVDEFGRSGSLTFKVEKAGF; encoded by the coding sequence ATGCTGGAAAGAATAGGCACAAGACTGAAAAACAAAAAGAGCGTTGTTCTTTTGTTTTTGCTTGTGCCGTTTTTTCTTTTTACGGCAAGCGTTGTTTTCAGCGCCAAGCCGCTTTTATATGAAAAAGCGGAATTTTCTTGGCTTATTCGGGACAGGCAGGGGAAATTGCTGTGGCTCAGCCTCAGCGAAGACCAAAAATACCGTTGTTTTGTGCCGTTGAAGCAAATTCCGCAGGCTGTGCTTGAAGCAACTCTCCTTTATGAAGACAGGGATTTCTATGAGCATTCGGGAGTGAATTTTTTATCCCTTGGCAGAGCTGTGTACAGCATGGCAAGAGGAGGACGCAGGATTGGCGCGTCCACTATCACCATGCAGCTGGTCCGTCTTTCCGAACAAACGAAAACGGATACTGTTTTCACGAAAATACAGCAGATTTGGCGGGCTTTCATTTATGAATTTCATTATACGAAAGATGAAATTTTAGAGGCTTATTTGAATTTGGCTCCTTACGGTTCGAATGTCGAGGGAATCGGAGCGGCTTCGTTAGTGTGGTTCCATAAAAATATTCAGGAATTGAACCTTGCGGAAATCATCGCTCTTGTGACCGTTCCCCAAAACCCAAGCGCCAGAAATCCGTTAAAAGCTTCAAACAATCAATGGAATGAGGCGCGTAAACGTTTATTTGCGTTGTGGGACAGTCAAAAACCGAACCCTTACAACAGTTTTTTCGCCGAGTTGCCTTTAAAGGTTTTTGCCCCAAAAGATTTGCCTTTTTATTTTCCTCATACCGTGCTTGAAATTTATGCGGACAGACCTCGGAAAAAGAAAAGGGATTTTCCGGAAGAACAAGTCATACAAACAACTCTTGATTTGGAACTGCAAAAAGAATTGGAAAATGTTTTGACGCAGTACCTTGCGGATAAAAAGCCCTATGGCATGGAAAACGGGGCTATGGTGCTCGCGGATTGGCAAACAGGGGAAATTCTTTCCTTGGTCGGGTCGGCAAATTTTTACAATGTCCGTATCAGCGGGCAAATTGACGGAACAAATATCCCCCGCTCTTACGGTTCGACCCTGAAGCCCTTTATCTACGCTCTTGCTTTGGAACAGGGGCTTATCCATTCAAAGACCATATTGCTGGACACTGAAAGAAGTTTTGCAGGCTATGAACCTGAAAATGCGGACGGAAAATTCAGCGGGCCGCTTTATGCTGACGAGGCGCTGAAAAAAAGCAGGAATATTCCCGCAATCCGATTGGCGGAGCGTTTATCTTCGCCTGATTTGTATGAATTTCTGCAAAAAGCGGGGATAGTCTTTCCCCGTAAGAAAGAACATTATGGCTTGGCGCTTGTTTTAGGGGGGGCGGAAATCCGTTTGCGTGATTTGGCGGGCTTGTATGCAATGCTTGCCAATCGGGGATTTTACCGCAAGCTTACGTATTATGCCAAGGAGAAAGAAAAAGAATTTCCGCTGCTTAGTTCGGAAGCAAGCTATATCACGCTGAAAATGCTTGAAACGAAATCGCTTTTTCCTTTCGGTTCCGTTTTGTCTTCGTGGAAAACCGGAACGTCGAACGGACAGCGGGACGCTCTTACGGCGGGAGTTTTCGGTCCTTATGTTTTAACGGTTTGGATAGGAAATTTTGATGCGAGCGCCAACCCCAATTTCATTGGTTCGCAGGCGGCTTTGCCTTTGTTTTTTCAGGTGGCGGAAAGTTTGCAAAGGTTGAAGACCGGCTTTGACAAGGCTTGGTACACCAAGGACAATCTTAATATCAAGGAAATTGAAGTCTGCGCCTCAACAGGGGATACCGATCTTTCGCTGTGTGGGAATAAGCCGAAAGTGCAGGCATATTTTATTCCTGCAAAATCACCTATCAAGGAAACAGGGGTGCTTCGGAAAATTTTAATCAACACGCAAACAGGACTTAGGGAATGTAAGGAAATCGAAGGAGTTACCAAAGAAGAAATTTATGAGTTTTGGTCTTTGGAGCTGCAGCGTTTGTTTGCGAAAGCGGGTATCCATAAAGAACCGGTTCCGCCTTACAGTTTGCAGTGTCTGCAGGAAATTCCCCGGTATCAGGGAAATGCCCCGCAAATTATATCTCCCGTTAATGGGGTGTTATATCAGCAAGATATGAAAAATTCACAAACAATTTCCCTTCTTGCCGACGCCGATGCCGATGTTGATATTGTGCATTGGTTTGTTGATGATGCGTATTTAGGGCATACGAAAAAAAATTCGAGTCTGTCGTATGTACCGCAGGCGGGTGTGCATACTGTTTATGCCGTTGATGAATTTGGGCGTTCCGGTTCTTTGACTTTTAAGGTTGAAAAAGCGGGTTTTTAA
- a CDS encoding anaerobic ribonucleoside triphosphate reductase, translated as MEKRISSIIKRDGKKEPYNESKIQAAIFKAAKAVDGVDEERARILAYKVNAYILEKGVGELEYADDSIEFYQVNIEDIQDSVEKILIENQHAKTAKAYILYRKQRSDIRDASGALMKLMKELTFSDSRHCEMKRENANIDGNSTMGTMLKYGSEVAKDFNKKFLIREEHVKAYEQGIIHIHDMEFYALTLNCLQIDAGKLLDGGFNTGHGALRSPSSIGAAATLLCIIIQSNQNEMFGGQSVPTLDFSLAPYVACSYIKNILLYLEANFNNDDLAADVKNALKAYHAGHRLLMNDEAKKALLGMLTEFAQKYAVDVDAKKALDFAYKRTDKDTYQAMEALIHNLCTLNSRAGSQVPFSSLNTGMDTSEEGRMVTKNLFLATEAGLGNGETPIFPISIFSMKKGVNRKGDPNYDLFRLACRCSAKRLFPNFNNIDSSFNSIYYDGKPETICAVMGCRTRVLGNDYAPDKAVTPGRGNLSFTTVNLPYLALLARSEHPELEGEKLFNAFMEMAEQYIRLLFEQLLDRFEIQAKRKARNYPFLMGQGVYLGSENLRPDDEIREVIKHGTLSIGFIGLAECLVALFGKHHGEDAVINEKGVAVIKYFHDRCKDETKRTGLNFSLIASPAEGCSGRLLRLTRDRFGVLKGITDRDYFTNSFHVPVFHPIRAWDKIQIESRYHKYCLAGAISYIEAAEDLSPNIDAFETIVTAMADSDMGYFSINHPVDRDPVCGYVGIIGDTCPRCGRHDGEGLPLSVLKKVRGYSPDPKYARSYATVQEKDDTLPNK; from the coding sequence ATGGAAAAGAGAATTAGCAGTATTATCAAAAGGGACGGAAAAAAAGAACCCTATAATGAATCGAAAATCCAAGCGGCAATTTTTAAAGCCGCAAAAGCTGTTGACGGAGTTGACGAAGAAAGGGCGAGGATTTTAGCGTATAAAGTGAATGCGTATATTCTTGAAAAAGGCGTCGGCGAACTTGAATATGCTGATGATTCGATTGAGTTTTACCAAGTGAATATTGAAGATATTCAAGACAGCGTCGAGAAAATCCTTATTGAAAACCAACACGCGAAGACAGCGAAAGCTTATATTTTATACAGAAAGCAAAGAAGCGACATCCGCGATGCTTCCGGGGCTTTAATGAAGCTTATGAAGGAGCTGACGTTTTCCGACAGCAGACATTGTGAAATGAAGCGTGAAAATGCCAATATCGACGGCAATTCAACCATGGGGACCATGCTTAAATACGGCAGTGAAGTCGCCAAGGATTTCAATAAGAAGTTTTTAATCCGTGAAGAGCATGTCAAAGCCTATGAGCAAGGAATTATTCATATCCATGACATGGAATTTTATGCTTTGACCCTGAATTGCCTGCAGATTGATGCGGGTAAGCTTCTTGACGGCGGTTTCAACACGGGACACGGCGCATTGCGTTCTCCGAGCAGTATCGGCGCTGCGGCGACTTTGCTTTGCATCATCATTCAAAGCAACCAAAATGAGATGTTTGGCGGGCAATCTGTGCCGACCTTGGATTTCAGCCTTGCTCCTTATGTTGCATGTTCATATATTAAAAATATCCTTTTATATTTGGAAGCGAATTTTAATAATGACGATCTTGCTGCCGATGTCAAAAATGCACTGAAAGCGTATCATGCCGGGCATAGACTGCTTATGAATGATGAGGCGAAAAAAGCTTTGCTTGGAATGTTAACGGAATTTGCTCAAAAATACGCTGTCGATGTTGACGCGAAAAAAGCCTTGGATTTTGCTTACAAGCGCACGGATAAAGATACGTATCAAGCTATGGAGGCATTGATTCATAATCTTTGCACGCTTAATTCCCGGGCGGGAAGCCAAGTTCCTTTTTCGTCCCTGAATACCGGCATGGACACATCCGAAGAAGGGCGCATGGTCACGAAGAATTTGTTTCTTGCGACAGAAGCGGGGCTTGGCAATGGTGAAACGCCTATTTTTCCGATTTCCATATTCAGCATGAAAAAAGGCGTCAACAGAAAGGGCGATCCCAATTATGATTTATTCCGTTTGGCATGCCGCTGTTCCGCAAAACGTTTGTTTCCGAATTTCAATAATATCGATTCCAGTTTCAATAGTATCTATTATGACGGTAAGCCTGAAACCATCTGCGCCGTGATGGGGTGCCGGACTCGTGTGCTTGGCAATGACTATGCACCCGATAAGGCGGTTACTCCGGGGCGGGGAAATTTGTCTTTTACAACCGTGAACCTGCCTTATCTGGCTTTGCTTGCACGTTCCGAACATCCCGAATTGGAAGGGGAAAAACTTTTCAATGCGTTTATGGAGATGGCGGAGCAATATATTCGGTTGCTTTTTGAGCAATTATTGGATAGGTTTGAAATTCAAGCGAAACGAAAGGCAAGGAATTATCCTTTCCTTATGGGACAAGGTGTTTACCTGGGCAGTGAAAATTTGCGTCCCGACGATGAAATTCGCGAAGTGATCAAGCACGGAACGTTATCCATAGGTTTCATCGGGCTTGCGGAATGCTTGGTCGCCCTTTTCGGAAAACATCATGGAGAAGATGCCGTTATCAATGAAAAGGGCGTTGCCGTCATAAAATACTTTCATGACCGCTGCAAAGATGAAACAAAGCGTACCGGATTGAACTTCAGTCTTATCGCAAGTCCTGCCGAGGGCTGTTCCGGACGTTTGCTGCGTCTGACCCGCGATAGGTTCGGCGTGCTGAAAGGAATAACGGATAGGGATTATTTCACCAATTCTTTCCATGTGCCGGTTTTTCATCCTATCCGCGCATGGGATAAAATTCAAATTGAATCACGTTATCATAAATACTGTCTTGCGGGTGCGATCAGTTATATTGAAGCGGCTGAGGATTTATCGCCCAATATTGACGCGTTTGAAACTATCGTTACGGCTATGGCGGATTCCGATATGGGATATTTTTCCATCAATCATCCCGTGGACCGTGACCCTGTTTGCGGCTACGTCGGAATAATCGGGGATACGTGTCCGCGCTGCGGGCGGCATGACGGCGAGGGCTTGCCTTTGTCCGTTTTGAAAAAAGTGCGGGGATACAGCCCTGACCCGAAATATGCCCGTTCCTATGCCACGGTTCAGGAAAAAGACGATACATTGCCCAATAAATAA
- the nrdD gene encoding anaerobic ribonucleoside-triphosphate reductase: MQHQKNEDELVGEGVHFSRIRRITGYLVGDMDRWNDAKKAEEADRVKHFTDKDCLCRH, translated from the coding sequence ATGCAACATCAAAAGAATGAGGACGAACTTGTCGGCGAAGGAGTCCATTTTTCAAGGATACGACGTATCACGGGATATTTGGTCGGTGATATGGACAGGTGGAATGATGCGAAAAAAGCTGAAGAAGCGGACAGGGTGAAACATTTCACTGACAAAGATTGTTTATGCAGACACTAG
- a CDS encoding 4Fe-4S single cluster domain-containing protein, producing the protein MQTLDLSVEEHTLLKNTVVRLAGYQHESVVDGAGVRTTVFFQGCDFHCVGCHNGTTHDKNGGMLTSALDIYREIYGSKLAGGVTFSGGEPFLQEEALLALVKVCKAKGRNIVIYTGHEAEELLTVCSAEKARLRREILKYVDTVITGRFVQELKTAEKPFVGSSNQEIYELAVHNPWNE; encoded by the coding sequence ATGCAGACACTAGATTTGTCCGTTGAAGAACATACGCTTTTAAAAAATACTGTTGTCCGCCTTGCGGGGTATCAGCATGAAAGTGTTGTTGACGGTGCGGGAGTAAGGACAACCGTATTTTTTCAAGGCTGCGACTTTCATTGTGTGGGCTGTCATAACGGGACGACGCATGATAAAAACGGAGGAATGCTTACAAGCGCTTTGGATATTTATCGTGAAATATACGGAAGCAAGCTGGCTGGCGGCGTAACGTTTTCAGGCGGAGAACCTTTTTTGCAGGAAGAAGCATTGCTCGCGCTTGTGAAAGTTTGCAAAGCGAAAGGACGGAATATCGTTATCTACACGGGGCATGAAGCGGAAGAACTGCTGACGGTTTGTTCCGCGGAAAAAGCGCGGTTGCGGCGGGAGATTTTAAAATACGTTGATACCGTCATTACGGGACGTTTTGTGCAGGAATTAAAAACAGCGGAAAAACCTTTTGTGGGCAGTTCCAATCAGGAAATTTACGAGTTGGCGGTCCATAATCCATGGAATGAATAA
- the plsY gene encoding glycerol-3-phosphate 1-O-acyltransferase PlsY gives MEIIWVLISFLSGSIPFAVVIAKTFKGIDPRKEGSKNPGTTNVARLCGFQYGLLTLVCDILKGTVPVFLSIWFFDKTDYEWLPSACAFAAFIGHIKSPFLGFHGGKGVATGIGVLIPLAFPPLLAAVCLCVLVIALTGYVSAGALTLYTALPFCYYFFDSSRWIPLSLVMLAIVLWTHKSNMKRLLKGEEKSWRKSKN, from the coding sequence ATGGAAATTATTTGGGTACTTATCAGTTTTCTGTCAGGTTCGATACCTTTTGCCGTTGTCATTGCAAAAACATTCAAGGGCATCGACCCGCGCAAAGAGGGCAGCAAAAATCCCGGAACAACCAATGTCGCAAGGCTTTGCGGTTTTCAATACGGTTTGCTCACCCTTGTCTGCGATATTTTAAAAGGAACCGTTCCTGTCTTTCTAAGCATCTGGTTTTTTGATAAAACCGATTATGAGTGGCTGCCGAGCGCCTGCGCTTTCGCCGCCTTTATCGGGCATATCAAATCGCCTTTCTTGGGCTTTCATGGAGGCAAAGGCGTTGCAACGGGAATCGGGGTATTAATTCCTTTAGCCTTTCCGCCGCTTTTAGCTGCCGTCTGTTTATGCGTTCTTGTTATCGCTTTAACAGGCTATGTGTCAGCAGGGGCATTAACCCTTTATACGGCACTGCCTTTTTGCTATTATTTCTTTGACAGCAGCCGCTGGATACCTCTTTCCCTTGTTATGCTCGCCATTGTCCTTTGGACGCATAAAAGCAATATGAAACGCCTGCTGAAAGGTGAAGAAAAATCATGGCGCAAAAGCAAAAATTAA
- a CDS encoding ArnT family glycosyltransferase, which translates to MSNSNEPNTDEQIAQLDQKLRAMNTSANQNSAYEAADPQDPLFAQHAEEYENHTRYAENNPADADPQKKDEEVPLSAQFQDEHARHSEQAEHMERAEETERAGQTEQAGQAETPGMAEKCFNIFSKLGLPLLMLFTLILCGQQFLFPRDFWFSEEVRYADIYMNMLSSNNFFSLTLNGHPYAETGPLYFILVWLLDAIPTINMPQAFFGSSILFAMLFVASTWILARGLGYSNKIAFTAGLILLSTFFLAGFTNYTRMDLLFAAFLNLSYVCFFRAWQKKSAPIWLIFAFLFLCFAALTSTLTAFILPLIASFFFFIWTGKYKRINSADGIIGFLLAILIIFAWFSYLYLQGDAEYISLIFEQQIMQKINPPHAYQSDPYWYYLAGLPLALFPWIFVILFASWGAWLKNSPQAFKNRRQENAGAWLFLLILTHLAVFSLLKNKSFSNLVTVAPFFAVLFAKSLLDFSKLRSKIFFGILSVLTVLSGIFFIVFEFHAYILEYLPNLWNLPGEIPAFIEVATKNTHFGLTAMGALFILLGILLWYVVKRQFTGGSILVYTIGAILALQPLNFLVAPQLGTILSTKNHAYQMAKTHKEENAVPAAYALYPDVFTYYYNEALNPETHSRAMITQIESIEALTDFLLNNSKVVLAISESEFEKLPYKNEAAILDYKQWIENQYVILTLWNISSHKPALNTNSHNQLIENNILNNSDGLLTQEDKNAIIDPDTANSGAEPENTEDYAKTDAATEASFGTEEQNQAPTEESETETQAQPLVL; encoded by the coding sequence ATGAGCAACAGCAACGAACCGAACACTGATGAACAAATCGCGCAGTTGGACCAAAAACTCCGCGCCATGAATACTTCTGCAAATCAAAACAGCGCATACGAAGCAGCCGATCCGCAAGACCCGCTTTTTGCGCAACATGCGGAAGAATATGAAAACCATACAAGATACGCTGAAAATAATCCGGCTGACGCTGACCCGCAGAAGAAAGACGAAGAAGTCCCTCTTTCCGCACAGTTTCAAGACGAACACGCCCGACATTCTGAACAGGCGGAACATATGGAGCGGGCGGAAGAAACAGAACGGGCAGGACAAACGGAACAGGCAGGACAGGCGGAAACTCCGGGCATGGCGGAAAAATGCTTCAATATTTTTTCAAAGCTCGGTCTGCCTCTTTTAATGCTTTTCACCCTTATCCTTTGCGGGCAGCAATTCTTATTTCCCCGTGATTTTTGGTTTTCGGAAGAAGTCCGCTATGCGGATATTTATATGAATATGCTCAGTTCCAACAACTTTTTCTCCCTGACATTAAACGGTCACCCTTACGCCGAAACAGGTCCCCTGTATTTCATCCTCGTATGGCTTCTCGATGCAATTCCCACAATCAATATGCCCCAGGCTTTTTTCGGTTCTTCCATCCTTTTTGCCATGCTTTTCGTCGCCAGCACATGGATTTTAGCGCGCGGCTTAGGGTATTCCAATAAAATCGCTTTCACCGCCGGGCTTATTCTTCTTTCAACGTTTTTCCTTGCGGGTTTTACCAATTACACCCGCATGGACCTGCTTTTCGCGGCATTTCTGAACCTCAGCTACGTCTGCTTTTTTAGGGCATGGCAAAAAAAATCCGCACCGATCTGGCTTATTTTCGCATTCCTTTTCCTTTGCTTCGCAGCCCTTACTTCAACACTGACGGCATTCATCCTTCCATTGATCGCTTCTTTCTTTTTCTTCATTTGGACCGGAAAATACAAACGTATCAACAGCGCCGACGGCATTATCGGATTTTTGCTGGCAATCCTCATTATTTTCGCATGGTTTTCCTATTTATATCTTCAAGGCGACGCAGAATATATCAGTTTGATTTTTGAACAACAAATCATGCAAAAAATCAATCCTCCGCATGCCTACCAAAGCGACCCCTACTGGTATTATCTGGCAGGGCTTCCGCTCGCGCTCTTTCCATGGATCTTTGTCATTCTTTTTGCCTCATGGGGAGCATGGCTTAAAAATTCACCGCAAGCCTTTAAAAACCGCAGGCAGGAAAATGCCGGCGCATGGCTTTTTCTTTTGATTTTAACACACCTTGCCGTATTCTCCCTTTTAAAAAATAAAAGTTTTTCAAATCTTGTTACGGTCGCCCCGTTTTTTGCGGTTTTATTCGCAAAGAGCTTGCTCGATTTCAGCAAATTACGCAGTAAAATCTTTTTCGGCATTTTATCCGTGCTGACCGTTTTAAGCGGTATTTTCTTCATTGTTTTTGAGTTTCACGCCTATATATTGGAATATTTGCCGAACCTCTGGAACTTACCGGGAGAAATTCCCGCATTTATTGAAGTCGCAACAAAAAATACCCATTTCGGATTAACCGCGATGGGAGCGTTATTCATTCTTTTGGGCATTTTGCTTTGGTATGTCGTCAAACGTCAATTCACCGGCGGTTCGATACTTGTTTATACCATAGGAGCGATACTTGCGCTGCAGCCTCTCAATTTCTTGGTCGCCCCTCAGCTCGGAACTATTTTAAGCACCAAAAACCATGCCTATCAAATGGCAAAAACCCATAAGGAAGAAAACGCCGTTCCCGCCGCTTACGCCCTGTATCCCGACGTTTTCACGTATTATTACAATGAAGCATTGAATCCCGAAACACATAGCCGGGCGATGATTACCCAAATAGAAAGCATAGAAGCATTGACAGACTTCTTGCTGAACAACAGCAAAGTGGTTTTGGCAATTTCCGAAAGCGAGTTTGAAAAACTTCCCTATAAGAATGAAGCAGCCATTCTCGACTATAAACAATGGATAGAAAACCAATACGTCATTCTGACATTATGGAATATCTCTTCCCATAAACCTGCTTTAAACACCAACAGCCATAATCAATTGATTGAAAACAACATTCTCAATAATTCAGACGGACTGCTTACTCAAGAAGACAAGAACGCCATTATCGACCCTGACACGGCAAATTCCGGCGCAGAGCCTGAAAATACGGAAGACTACGCAAAAACGGACGCCGCCACCGAAGCAAGCTTTGGAACGGAAGAACAAAATCAAGCGCCAACGGAAGAATCTGAAACGGAAACTCAAGCCCAACCGCTTGTCTTATAA
- a CDS encoding HAD-IA family hydrolase produces MARFSTILFDLDGTISDPKSGITKSVAYALDYLKIPYPSLDSLTVFIGPPLRDSFLDYGVKERDVNTAIAKYREYYTNENGIFDLTVYAGFAGMLEKLKRADKKIFLATCKVRSYAREILEHFSLAQYFDFISGSELDGTRTSKSEVIAFALEQTKTQASSEVIMVGDRKHDIIGAKDNKLQVASVLYGYGSKEEFLEYKTDFIIDTVQNLEMFLLQ; encoded by the coding sequence ATGGCACGGTTTTCAACAATTTTATTTGATTTGGACGGAACAATCAGCGACCCTAAAAGCGGGATTACAAAATCGGTTGCCTATGCTCTTGATTATTTGAAAATTCCTTATCCTTCTTTGGACAGCCTCACCGTGTTCATCGGTCCGCCTCTTCGGGATTCCTTTTTGGATTATGGGGTGAAAGAACGGGATGTGAACACTGCGATTGCTAAATACCGTGAATATTATACAAATGAAAACGGGATTTTTGATTTAACCGTTTATGCGGGTTTTGCCGGCATGCTTGAAAAATTAAAGCGGGCGGATAAGAAAATTTTTCTTGCGACTTGTAAAGTTCGTTCTTATGCCCGTGAAATTTTGGAACATTTTTCTTTGGCGCAATATTTTGATTTTATTTCCGGAAGTGAGCTTGACGGCACAAGAACTTCCAAATCGGAAGTGATCGCCTTTGCTTTGGAGCAAACAAAAACACAGGCGTCTTCGGAAGTGATCATGGTCGGAGACAGGAAGCACGATATTATCGGGGCGAAAGACAATAAATTGCAGGTTGCCTCCGTTTTATACGGGTATGGTTCAAAGGAAGAGTTCTTGGAATACAAGACGGATTTCATTATCGATACCGTGCAGAATTTGGAAATGTTTTTGCTGCAGTGA
- a CDS encoding DUF1848 domain-containing protein, whose amino-acid sequence MDNNKSKLLTPNTFTLTQPMIISASRRTDIPAYYSEWFFKRLQEGYCYTTNPMNPKIFYKIPLDQANIDAIIFWSKNPYPMLKKLHLLNGYAYYFQYTITPYSPDIEKNLPMKKYLVDTFIRLSERIGKNRIIWRYDPILFNTTYTYDYHIRHFKELCQKLAPYTTKVIISFLSIYRKIQKTCEKQKLYSLDENEKNNLLKIFAKICFENGLRMEICSQELPRIENYPVFPARCIDLNLINELINKKLIIKKDPNQRELCGCAKSCDIGMYNSCYNGCIYCYASYQNERLEENKTRHDAESPILLGELPKHAQVIERNINTLANDQLLLI is encoded by the coding sequence ATGGACAATAATAAATCAAAACTTCTCACTCCAAACACTTTTACCCTCACACAGCCCATGATCATCAGTGCAAGCAGAAGAACAGACATTCCGGCATATTACAGCGAATGGTTTTTTAAACGCCTCCAAGAAGGCTATTGCTATACGACCAATCCCATGAACCCCAAAATTTTCTATAAAATTCCCCTTGACCAAGCAAATATCGACGCGATTATTTTTTGGTCGAAAAATCCCTATCCCATGCTGAAAAAACTTCATTTATTAAACGGATACGCCTACTATTTCCAATATACAATCACCCCGTACTCCCCTGACATTGAAAAAAACCTGCCCATGAAAAAATACCTTGTCGACACTTTTATCCGATTATCCGAGCGGATAGGAAAAAACCGCATTATCTGGCGGTATGACCCCATTCTTTTTAACACAACCTACACGTATGACTATCATATAAGACATTTCAAGGAACTCTGCCAAAAACTCGCCCCTTACACGACAAAAGTCATCATCAGTTTTTTGAGCATATACCGCAAAATACAAAAAACCTGCGAAAAACAAAAGCTTTACAGCCTCGATGAAAACGAAAAAAACAACCTGCTCAAAATCTTTGCGAAAATATGTTTTGAAAACGGCTTACGCATGGAAATTTGTTCCCAGGAACTTCCGAGAATTGAAAATTACCCTGTTTTTCCAGCCCGCTGCATTGATTTGAATTTAATCAACGAATTAATCAATAAAAAACTTATCATAAAAAAAGACCCCAATCAGCGCGAATTATGCGGCTGCGCGAAAAGCTGCGATATCGGCATGTACAACAGCTGTTACAACGGCTGCATTTATTGTTACGCCTCATACCAAAATGAACGCCTTGAAGAAAATAAAACGCGCCATGACGCCGAAAGCCCCATTCTGTTGGGCGAACTGCCGAAACACGCCCAAGTCATCGAAAGGAACATAAACACCCTGGCAAACGATCAGCTGCTGCTTATCTAG